From the genome of Corallococcus macrosporus DSM 14697:
CTCGCGCACCAGGTCATCCCAGTCGCGGATGGCCTTCGGGTTGCCCTGGCGCACCACGAAGACGATGGTGGACGTGTACGGCGCGCTGTCGTGGGGCAGCCGTGCCTGCCAGTCCGCCGGGACGAGCCGCGCCTTCTCGTGCAGCATGTCCACGTCGTACGCGAGCGCCAGCGTCACCACGTCCGCCCGAAGCCCTTCGATGACGGACCGGGCCTGCTTGCCGGAGCCGCCGTGGGACTGCTGGATGGACACCCGCTGGCCGTGGGTGTCCGCCCAGCGCTTCGCGAAGGCGGCGTTGAGGTCCTCGTAGAGCCCCCGCGTGGGGTCATACGAGACGTTGAGCAGCGTCAGCGCTCCGTCGGATGACGCCTCACCGGAGGCGCGCGAACAGCCCGCCACGGACAGCAGCAGGGCCAACGGCATCCAGTTCCTGGCGCGCAACAGCGCGTGACCTTCCATGCGGGACCTCGGGGTGAAACAGGGGGCCACGCGAGAAAGTCAAAAGCCCACTCCCTCGCGGGCAGTGGGCTTTCCGGAAACAACTCAGCCAGGGCGCTCAGGCCACTGGCGGACGGACGCCCACCGCGGATGCCGGACAGCAGCAACACGTCTGGTGGGTCGAGCGCGTCATCAGTCCCCACACGATGCCCCGGCCCCCGCGTGGCTGTCAACGCAGCCACCCGGCCCCTACACGCCCTCACAGCAAAACTTGAATATCATGATTTCCTCACTCCCTCCCCCAGGAGCCCCATGCCCCCTCATGCCCGTTCCGCGCTCGCGTTCCTCGCGGCGCCGCTGCTGACACTCCCGTTGATGTCGTCCGTGGAAGCCGCCGCGGCGGAGCGGCCGTCCCTGGTCAACACCCGCATCACCAACGTCTACGGCGCCAACGGCCACGCCTCCACGTTGGACGGCCGCCTCTTCATCGGCAACGTGCGCGAGGACCACGCCAACGACCAGACGACGTGGCAGGCGCGGGTGTTCCGCCCGGAGGCGCTCACCTACGACAGCGAGGGGAAGCCCAACTTCGCGGGCACCTTCTCCGCGGGCCGCAGCACCTTCGTGCGCAACGGAGAGAACGCGCTGACCTTCTGCTTCCCCAACCCCGCGGCGCCGTACACGCTGTCCGGGGGGCTGGCCGTGTACACGCCCTTCGTCTTTGACTCGCGGATGTACAACGGCCCCAACGTCTTCCGGCGCCGGCCCATTGAAGTCCGTGTGTCGCAGCCCTTCACCGTGCAGGCGGACGTCTCGTCGTTCACCACCGGCAACCTGGAGCCGCTCACCACCGTCAGCGGCGCGAGCCTCCGGGGCATCGAGCCGTCGATGACGTCCGATGGCCGCCTCTTCGTCTACCAGGGCGGTCCGCAGAACAACGGCACCATCGACTACCTCATGTATTCGTACAACCCGACGCCCTGCGCGGCCTCGGGCTGGAGCGACCCGCGCCCGCTGTCGATGCTGTTCAATGACCCGAACCCGGACCTGAAGCGCTACCCCCTGGCGTGGCAGCCGCTGAAGGCCGCCACGGGTGAAGCCTTCGGCAACACCGCCACCGCGAGCACGCTCATCCGTGGCGCCTACGCCTGGGTGGACCACGAGGGCCGCAACGTCCTCTACACGGCGGTGCGCTACACGGACGGCGCCCGGCGCGAGGCCGTCAGCCTGATGGGCGCGGACACGAACTTCACCGCGTACCACATCGACGGCGCCATCAACACGGACCGCAGTGACCTGGCGCACCTCTTCTACTCCAGCCCCATGTGGAACCTGGAGCAGGAGCGGCACCCGTCCCAGAACTTGCCGCCCGGCGCCAGCAACGAGGACCACTACCTCCCCGCCACCAAGACGCACGACGTGTTCCCGCTCTTCGGCAGCAACACCCAGGACTACAACGAGGTCGACGTCGGTGATTTGACCAGCCCCTTCCAGGTGCTCTTCCTGCCCATGAATGAATTGGTCAACCGGGCCGGCAACTATGATTTGACGAAGACGCCGGACCTGTCGGGCCACTTCTTCACGGGGACCGTGACGGGCACCGCGAGCATCTCCGCCGACAACGCGACGACCCAGCCGCCCTCGGGCTCGCTCTGGGAGCCCCACGGCAAGGGCAAGGCGCTGGTGCTGCCGGGGGGCGGCGCGCTCACGGTGAACCTCACGGACGCAAGCGGCACCGTCCCCGGCGTGGGCGGCTTCGTGCGCGGCTTCTCCGTGCAGCTCGCCGTGCGCCCTGACGCGGCCATCAACCAGGGCTGCACGGGCAACCCCTACCGTTACCTCCTGCAGAAGCCCGGCGGGCTGGACCTCATCTACGAGTCCGACCACACCGTCCAGGCCTCGTTCGTCATCAACGGCCAGCGCGTGCGCCTGGGCCGCGGCCCCGCCCTCCCCCGCGGCGTCTGGACGCACCTGGCCTATACGTGGGACGGCGTCACCGGCGCCTTCCACGAGTACGTCAACGGCGTGTCCACCGGGCGCGCGCTCCCCGTCGCGCCGGGCACGATGCGCCTGGGCACGGGCACGCTGTCCGTGGGCGCGGGCGTGACGCTGGACTCGCAGGCCTGCCCCGCCAACGGCGAAGGCTCCTTCCAGGGCGCCATCGACGAGGTCCGGCTGTTCAGCAACGCGCGCTCGAACCGGACCGTCTGCATGTCCTCGCACGGCGCGAACTGCAAGGAAGCCGCCATCCAGGGAGACCCCACCGAGGGCCAGTTCGGCATGAGCCAGCAACACCCGGACTGCGACAGCCAGCAGGCCCTGGGCACCACGGCGTGCACCGTGTCCATGCACCGCGTCTGCGCGCAGCGCGGAGCCACCCACGCGCTCGACACCACGCGCAACCTCCTGGAGACGATTCAGCAGCTCGTCGGCAACCGGCCGCCCATCTCGCTCATGGGCGTGCCCGCGAGCGCGGATGCCAACACGGTGAACGTGGCCTGTGGCCCCATCCAGCATGAGAGCCTGGCCGTCACCTTCGAGGAGCTCGCGCGCAAGCACAGCGGCTGCTCGGATGACCGGGCCGCGCAGTCCACCCACTGCAGCGCGGCCGCGAAGCGCTGGTGCGGCGAGCGGGGCTGGACCTCGGGCCAGCTCTTCGAGCTCACCACGCGGCCCTGGGTGGCCTGCTTCAACGCGGGCCTCATCCAGAACGTCCCCCGCGCGCAACTGGGGCCCGCGGCCACCTCGGGCAACCTGACCTCCGCCGCGGCCCGGCTGGAGTTCAGCGCCTGGTGCCAGCAGCGCGGCTATGGCGCGGGCGTCGTCCAGGAAGTCCCGTCGAGCACGACGGCGGAGGTGCACTGCTTCCACCCCGCCGCGACGGTGCCCTGGCGCTTCAACCCCTGACAAATCCGCCGGACTGGACAGCCGGCCCCGCGACGTGAGCGGGGCCGGTCAGCTCCCGAGGGCTCATGCCGTCACGCACGGCACCGCTTTCACCCGAGCCCTCACCCATGAACTTCCGTTTTCAATGCTGGTTGCAGCGGCACGTCAGCGGCCGGGTGACGCTCACGCCGCTGGCCCTGCGCCACCTGGCGGTCCACGCGGACACGCTGGAGGCCGCGGTGGAAGAGCTGACGCTCGCGCTGGACGACCAGCTCTCCCGCGTCCATCCCCGGCGGGTGCCGGAGTTCATCCGCCCCACCGAGGGGACCCTCCACCCGCTGACCGTCCCCGCGATTCCCGTCTGGGGCGAGACGGAGACCGAGCTCGCGCCGCTGTCGCTGTCCACCGTGGTCGCCCCCACCCTCCAGTCCTTCGTGGGCCTCCACGCGCCTCGGCTGGAGGCCCACCTGTGGTTCCAGGCCACGGAGCTCCCGGCCGACACCGTGGAGCGGCTGGCGGAGCGCCTGGACGGGATGTCCGACGCCCTCCGCCTCTCGCTGCGCCCGGATGACGCCGAGTCCCTGATGGACATCGAGGTGCGGGCCACGCCGACGGCGCTCGCGGCCCTCACCCCCCGCGAGCTGCACCGCGACCTCCGCCCGCCGCCCCGCCCGCCTGACGCGCCCGCGGAGCCGGATGCCGACGAACGGGATGACGACGAAGACGCGCTCGACCAGGACACCTGGGAGCCGCGCCGCCGCTCCCACCCGCGCGACGCAGGGAGCCGTCCCACGACGCCGCCGCCCACGCCCACGCTGGACAGCGTCGGCGTGCCCTGGCACCGGCTGGCGCAGGAAGGACAGCTCGACGCGGCCCACGAACAGGACGCCCTGGTGACGCTGCTGCGCACCCGGCTCGGCGCCAGGGACGCGGAGGCCGTGGTGCTGGTGGGGCCTTCGGGCGTGG
Proteins encoded in this window:
- a CDS encoding LamG domain-containing protein; its protein translation is MPPHARSALAFLAAPLLTLPLMSSVEAAAAERPSLVNTRITNVYGANGHASTLDGRLFIGNVREDHANDQTTWQARVFRPEALTYDSEGKPNFAGTFSAGRSTFVRNGENALTFCFPNPAAPYTLSGGLAVYTPFVFDSRMYNGPNVFRRRPIEVRVSQPFTVQADVSSFTTGNLEPLTTVSGASLRGIEPSMTSDGRLFVYQGGPQNNGTIDYLMYSYNPTPCAASGWSDPRPLSMLFNDPNPDLKRYPLAWQPLKAATGEAFGNTATASTLIRGAYAWVDHEGRNVLYTAVRYTDGARREAVSLMGADTNFTAYHIDGAINTDRSDLAHLFYSSPMWNLEQERHPSQNLPPGASNEDHYLPATKTHDVFPLFGSNTQDYNEVDVGDLTSPFQVLFLPMNELVNRAGNYDLTKTPDLSGHFFTGTVTGTASISADNATTQPPSGSLWEPHGKGKALVLPGGGALTVNLTDASGTVPGVGGFVRGFSVQLAVRPDAAINQGCTGNPYRYLLQKPGGLDLIYESDHTVQASFVINGQRVRLGRGPALPRGVWTHLAYTWDGVTGAFHEYVNGVSTGRALPVAPGTMRLGTGTLSVGAGVTLDSQACPANGEGSFQGAIDEVRLFSNARSNRTVCMSSHGANCKEAAIQGDPTEGQFGMSQQHPDCDSQQALGTTACTVSMHRVCAQRGATHALDTTRNLLETIQQLVGNRPPISLMGVPASADANTVNVACGPIQHESLAVTFEELARKHSGCSDDRAAQSTHCSAAAKRWCGERGWTSGQLFELTTRPWVACFNAGLIQNVPRAQLGPAATSGNLTSAAARLEFSAWCQQRGYGAGVVQEVPSSTTAEVHCFHPAATVPWRFNP